Proteins co-encoded in one Moritella sp. F3 genomic window:
- the ansA gene encoding asparaginase, whose amino-acid sequence MAKKSIYIAYTGGTIGMQHSEHGYVPMEGFMTDCLARLPEFHREEMPDFTLHEYSPLIDSSNMSPSDWQQIAEDIQTNYDKYDGFVILHGTDTMAYTASALAFMLENLGKPVIVTGSQIPLAEIRSDGQSNLLNSLYLAANYPVHEVCLFFNNQLLRGNRTTKVHADGFSAFATPNCETLLKVGINIEVLLGDVKPIAEKTLTVSNITPQPIAIVTLYPGISTEVIGNILLQPVKALILLSYGVGNAPQSADILDALEAANKRGIVVVNLTQCIKGKVNMGGYATGDALAQVGVISGFDMTTEAALTKLHYLISKDLPSEEIKVLMQQNIRGELSH is encoded by the coding sequence ATGGCTAAGAAATCAATCTACATTGCATATACTGGTGGCACGATCGGTATGCAACATTCAGAGCACGGTTATGTACCGATGGAAGGATTCATGACAGATTGCTTAGCGCGTCTACCTGAATTTCACCGCGAAGAAATGCCTGATTTCACACTTCATGAATATTCGCCGTTAATCGACTCTTCAAATATGTCTCCGTCTGATTGGCAACAAATTGCTGAAGATATCCAAACCAACTATGACAAATATGATGGCTTTGTGATCTTGCATGGTACCGACACCATGGCATATACAGCATCTGCATTAGCATTTATGTTAGAAAACCTTGGCAAACCCGTTATCGTTACCGGTTCACAAATCCCACTGGCAGAGATTCGTTCTGACGGACAAAGTAACTTACTTAACTCACTTTACTTAGCCGCAAACTACCCTGTTCACGAGGTATGCTTATTCTTTAATAACCAATTACTACGTGGTAACAGAACGACTAAAGTACATGCTGATGGTTTCAGCGCCTTTGCTACGCCGAACTGCGAAACCTTATTAAAAGTAGGTATTAACATCGAGGTGTTATTGGGTGACGTAAAACCAATTGCAGAAAAAACCCTTACTGTCAGTAATATTACGCCACAACCGATTGCGATCGTAACGCTTTATCCAGGTATCTCAACTGAAGTAATTGGCAACATCCTATTACAACCAGTAAAAGCGCTCATCTTACTTAGCTATGGCGTTGGTAATGCCCCGCAAAGCGCAGATATCTTAGATGCTCTGGAAGCGGCAAACAAACGCGGTATTGTGGTTGTTAACCTAACGCAGTGTATCAAAGGTAAAGTAAACATGGGCGGTTATGCGACAGGTGATGCATTAGCACAAGTTGGCGTTATCTCAGGTTTCGATATGACGACTGAAGCTGCATTAACTAAGCTACATTACTTGATCAGTAAAGACCTACCAAGCGAAGAAATCAAAGTACTGATGCAACAGAATATTCGTGGTGAATTAAGCCACTAG
- the punC gene encoding purine nucleoside transporter PunC: MSTMIWFSGLSMLGFLATDMYLPAFETIRHEFGTTQTLISLSLSIFLLGMALGQLVYGPLSDRIGRKKMLFVGMTIFVVSTVVISVSNSIELFLVARFGQALGACAGTVIWQAVVIDRYQGKASERVFATIMPLVALSPALAPLLGAGLEEFFGWRSIFVVLVVIGLALSFATTGQEESAPLDKKQEKLTVQLARDYKQIVKSKIFMGNMLIFAACSAAFFAYLTGSPFIMTAMGYTGADIGLSYLPQTVAFLVGGYGCRSLLARFSAKQLLPWLITLFIATVVTMFVITFVTAPTTIWPILIPFCFLAVANGAIYPLVINAALADFKNCSATAAGLLNFLQTMFCFLASSVVSAFSDQGLYAVTAVMLFQGGLIVVGYLLAKHKKTADVVTEGAVA; encoded by the coding sequence ATGAGCACAATGATCTGGTTTTCTGGATTAAGCATGTTGGGTTTTCTAGCAACGGATATGTATTTACCTGCATTCGAAACTATCCGTCATGAGTTTGGTACAACACAAACACTGATCAGTTTATCGCTAAGCATCTTCTTGTTGGGTATGGCGTTAGGCCAATTAGTATATGGCCCTTTATCTGATCGCATTGGCCGTAAAAAAATGCTGTTTGTGGGCATGACTATTTTTGTGGTTTCCACAGTGGTCATCTCTGTTTCTAACAGCATTGAATTGTTTTTAGTCGCGCGTTTTGGTCAAGCATTAGGTGCGTGTGCGGGCACGGTAATCTGGCAAGCTGTCGTAATCGACCGTTACCAAGGTAAAGCATCGGAACGTGTTTTTGCGACGATTATGCCACTAGTTGCTTTGTCTCCTGCATTAGCACCTTTGTTAGGTGCTGGTCTAGAAGAGTTCTTCGGCTGGCGTAGCATCTTTGTTGTGCTTGTGGTGATTGGTTTAGCTTTATCTTTTGCGACAACAGGACAAGAAGAAAGTGCACCTTTAGATAAAAAACAAGAAAAGTTAACCGTACAGTTAGCGCGAGATTATAAGCAAATTGTAAAATCAAAAATATTCATGGGTAACATGTTGATATTTGCGGCATGCTCTGCTGCTTTCTTCGCCTATTTAACTGGTTCACCCTTCATTATGACTGCGATGGGTTATACAGGGGCTGATATTGGTCTGAGTTACTTACCGCAGACAGTCGCTTTCCTTGTTGGTGGTTATGGTTGTCGTAGCTTGTTAGCTCGCTTTAGCGCGAAGCAATTACTGCCTTGGTTAATTACTTTGTTTATCGCAACAGTAGTGACAATGTTTGTGATCACTTTTGTAACGGCCCCCACGACGATTTGGCCTATTTTGATCCCATTCTGTTTCTTAGCGGTTGCTAATGGTGCAATCTATCCATTGGTAATTAATGCTGCACTGGCTGATTTCAAAAATTGCAGTGCGACAGCAGCTGGCTTACTTAACTTCTTACAGACGATGTTTTGTTTCTTAGCCAGCAGTGTTGTTTCAGCGTTTTCTGATCAAGGACTTTATGCGGTGACAGCTGTTATGTTGTTCCAAGGCGGATTGATTGTGGTTGGTTATCTGTTAGCTAAGCATAAAAAAACAGCAGACGTTGTAACTGAAGGCGCTGTGGCTTAA
- the punR gene encoding DNA-binding transcriptional activator PunR codes for MFSQQDLQVIDAVARRGSFTAAADELCKVPSAISYTVRNIEERLAVALFIRLHRKVELTPAGEYFVIESRKLLKQMAHMKFQTQRVANGWNESVSLALDNVVHEGRINTMVGDFYNAFPDVELLLTMEVYNGVWDALTDSRADIAIGATATIPVSGGFDYRSMGELKWTFVVSPNHPLANATQAISNEALAKYPVICLEDTARKLPKRTTWLLDNQRRLVVPNWHSATQLLKGGLGIAIMPAHMANKLLLTGELIEKEVITSLPVSDCCLAWNTKRMSPAIAWLLDYLGDSEQLHQQWLE; via the coding sequence ATGTTTTCTCAACAAGATCTGCAGGTTATCGACGCTGTTGCACGACGTGGTAGTTTCACTGCGGCAGCAGACGAACTCTGTAAAGTACCCAGTGCCATTAGCTATACAGTGCGGAATATTGAAGAACGCTTAGCCGTGGCTTTATTCATCCGTTTACACCGAAAGGTAGAGCTCACCCCAGCAGGTGAATATTTTGTCATTGAATCACGCAAGTTACTCAAACAAATGGCGCACATGAAATTTCAAACCCAGCGCGTAGCAAATGGTTGGAACGAAAGTGTGTCTCTCGCGTTAGATAACGTCGTCCATGAAGGCCGTATCAATACCATGGTCGGTGATTTTTATAACGCATTTCCGGATGTTGAACTGCTGTTAACCATGGAAGTATACAACGGTGTTTGGGATGCCCTAACGGATTCACGTGCTGATATCGCCATTGGCGCGACAGCCACAATCCCAGTGAGCGGTGGGTTTGATTACCGTAGTATGGGCGAACTAAAATGGACATTTGTCGTCAGTCCCAACCACCCACTGGCCAATGCAACACAAGCAATTAGTAATGAAGCGCTCGCAAAATACCCTGTGATTTGTTTAGAAGACACCGCACGCAAGTTGCCTAAGCGTACAACTTGGTTACTCGACAACCAACGCCGTCTAGTCGTACCAAACTGGCACAGTGCAACACAACTATTAAAAGGTGGCTTAGGTATTGCGATCATGCCTGCGCACATGGCCAATAAATTATTACTAACGGGTGAGTTAATAGAGAAAGAGGTCATTACAAGCTTGCCAGTTAGCGATTGTTGTTTAGCCTGGAATACCAAACGCATGAGCCCCGCTATCGCCTGGTTATTAGATTATTTAGGAGACAGCGAGCAATTACATCAACAATGGTTGGAATAA
- a CDS encoding DUF748 domain-containing protein, whose translation MATSPSTFRQRFSRAPRYQRLCSYALVAYTLYALLLGLLVPYLAKSIAPEKLSALLGRPVQIQDVSVNPFTLKFEVKGFAIQTPEQEDFTGVGRLTLQVNLWKSLFNGSINIETIEIDNAFAKIEKLDATQFNFSDIPEHMATQAALAEAAEPVTEEPINEESADSSQLPHIQIANISITNTAFNFKDQPTGTELDYPAINFILTKFNSIAMLENKQQDNAPTPTYNSFDLSIEGSDESAVTTAGRFQLTPLEAQGELALKHIKLTTFWPFIAKEIIAELESGVIDLATNYRFIADITPDAETPTPQLITDTGEFALRSLVFTSADNELINLPLLTAAGIALDLEKQLVGIDNVSTDGLQLHASINKGEVDLATLLTPASVTSEPTLSVVAAVPVESKQTTAEQDSVVSSVVDVIETVSEIEVESVVEQVAAIEARSDARVWVVNLGEFNLTNYDINIVDSWITKATKWRIAPLNFSTNAISSSYDAPIDYELALSINDNGSFTSKGSVDIKQQSIDAYLSLEKLNLTQFQPYITPYLNITIDSGYFNTKGDLFADSQGTARFSGEVQVETLAIHDNKLNKSLLKWQDFTINSIALDQQKNSLLIDHIKLTRPYAQVIVAADKSSNISDLVIEQKSSEDTKELADEVTATDSKPAENKEPAADMLIELNKFTLLAGKVDYTDNVLKPSFEATIDKIEGHIGKISSTTTKNAEIDMQAIVNKYAPMTLKGVVNPLIPEPFIDVEFVFNNFELPSMTPYSGTYAGLDIDEGQLSLALKYKLENNRLEGSNDILIDQLDMNNTKDSDVGSILPVTLAIPLLKDSSGAIDLGVNVSGDINDPSFNVGEIVLKSLSNIILKAVTSPFTLLASLVDTTEDLDKVSFANGSAILPLTEQGKLNTLAKALAKRPDIKLNIKGSYDSNLDKQSLQNSSLNDKLTKSSGIVISPETNETTLPESAKVSSSLVSLYELETKGNADSLRTAIATQQPALAKTELEQVWLRSLYTETSKLQTVTDKQLKRLAKNRADAIKTHLRDVSKVESGRVFVLSHQTNVPSTSTETTLTMVVK comes from the coding sequence ATGGCAACTTCACCCTCAACTTTTCGTCAGCGTTTTTCACGTGCGCCGCGCTATCAACGTCTCTGTAGTTATGCACTCGTTGCCTATACCTTGTATGCCTTACTGTTAGGTTTACTCGTTCCGTATCTGGCAAAAAGTATCGCACCAGAGAAACTCAGTGCTTTACTCGGTCGTCCGGTACAAATACAAGATGTCAGTGTTAACCCGTTTACGCTTAAGTTTGAAGTCAAAGGTTTCGCCATTCAAACGCCCGAGCAAGAAGATTTTACGGGTGTGGGACGTTTAACCCTGCAAGTTAACTTATGGAAAAGTCTATTCAATGGCAGCATCAACATTGAGACTATCGAAATTGATAATGCTTTTGCCAAAATCGAAAAATTAGATGCCACTCAATTTAATTTCTCTGATATTCCAGAGCACATGGCAACACAAGCAGCACTGGCTGAGGCTGCAGAACCAGTTACTGAAGAACCGATTAATGAAGAATCAGCCGACAGCAGTCAATTACCGCATATCCAAATTGCTAATATCAGTATCACCAATACGGCATTTAATTTTAAAGATCAGCCTACCGGTACTGAACTTGATTACCCAGCAATCAATTTCATCCTGACTAAATTCAATAGTATTGCAATGCTTGAAAATAAACAGCAGGACAATGCACCGACACCGACTTACAACAGCTTTGATTTAAGTATCGAAGGCAGTGATGAAAGTGCAGTAACCACGGCAGGTAGATTCCAGTTAACGCCATTAGAAGCACAAGGCGAACTCGCACTTAAGCACATTAAACTCACCACATTCTGGCCGTTTATTGCCAAAGAAATTATTGCTGAGTTAGAATCAGGCGTTATTGACTTAGCCACTAACTACCGCTTTATTGCTGACATAACACCAGATGCAGAAACACCGACCCCACAGTTAATCACTGACACCGGTGAGTTTGCACTACGTTCACTGGTATTTACATCTGCCGATAACGAATTGATTAACCTGCCCTTACTTACTGCTGCAGGCATCGCGTTAGATTTAGAAAAGCAACTTGTGGGAATTGATAATGTCAGTACCGATGGCTTGCAACTTCATGCCAGTATTAATAAAGGCGAAGTCGATTTAGCGACATTACTAACACCAGCGTCAGTAACTAGCGAGCCAACTTTGAGTGTCGTAGCTGCTGTGCCAGTGGAATCTAAACAAACCACAGCAGAACAAGACTCCGTTGTTAGTTCGGTTGTCGATGTCATCGAAACCGTATCAGAAATAGAAGTCGAATCAGTTGTTGAACAAGTAGCAGCAATTGAAGCAAGATCAGATGCCCGCGTATGGGTGGTTAACCTTGGGGAGTTCAATTTAACCAATTATGATATCAACATCGTAGACTCATGGATAACAAAGGCCACCAAATGGCGTATTGCCCCACTAAACTTCAGCACCAACGCAATATCAAGTAGCTATGACGCGCCAATTGACTATGAACTCGCACTGAGTATTAATGATAACGGTAGTTTTACTTCTAAGGGTAGCGTTGATATTAAGCAACAATCAATTGATGCTTACCTAAGCCTAGAGAAGCTGAATTTAACTCAATTTCAGCCTTATATTACGCCTTATCTGAATATCACCATTGACAGTGGTTACTTCAACACCAAAGGTGACCTTTTCGCAGATAGTCAGGGGACAGCCCGCTTTAGTGGTGAAGTTCAAGTTGAAACTCTTGCTATTCATGACAACAAGTTGAATAAATCACTGCTCAAATGGCAAGACTTTACCATCAACAGTATCGCACTTGATCAACAAAAAAATAGCCTGTTGATCGACCACATCAAGTTGACCCGACCTTATGCACAAGTCATCGTCGCCGCAGACAAAAGCTCAAACATCTCGGACTTAGTGATAGAGCAGAAATCGTCTGAGGATACGAAAGAATTAGCGGACGAAGTAACAGCAACAGACTCAAAGCCAGCTGAAAATAAAGAGCCAGCGGCTGATATGTTGATTGAATTAAATAAATTCACGCTACTTGCAGGTAAAGTCGATTATACCGACAACGTACTTAAGCCGAGTTTTGAAGCAACTATCGATAAGATAGAAGGTCATATCGGTAAAATATCATCGACCACAACCAAAAATGCAGAAATTGACATGCAAGCCATCGTTAATAAATATGCGCCTATGACTTTAAAAGGTGTGGTTAACCCGTTAATCCCAGAACCTTTTATTGATGTAGAGTTTGTGTTTAATAACTTTGAATTACCGTCAATGACCCCCTACTCTGGTACTTATGCTGGTTTAGATATTGATGAAGGCCAGCTGTCTCTTGCTCTTAAATACAAATTAGAAAATAATCGCTTAGAGGGTAGCAACGATATTTTAATTGACCAATTAGATATGAATAATACTAAAGACAGTGACGTGGGTAGTATTTTGCCTGTTACTTTAGCGATTCCATTACTAAAAGACAGCAGTGGCGCAATCGATTTAGGTGTTAACGTATCAGGTGATATTAATGATCCAAGCTTTAATGTCGGTGAGATTGTTTTAAAATCATTAAGTAACATTATTCTTAAAGCCGTCACATCGCCGTTTACACTTTTAGCAAGCCTTGTTGATACTACTGAAGACTTAGATAAGGTCAGCTTTGCCAATGGCTCAGCAATACTCCCGCTAACAGAGCAAGGTAAACTGAATACATTAGCTAAAGCCCTCGCTAAACGCCCTGATATAAAACTAAATATCAAAGGTAGCTATGACAGTAATTTAGATAAGCAATCACTGCAAAATAGCAGCCTAAATGACAAGTTAACTAAATCGTCAGGCATTGTTATTTCGCCAGAAACGAATGAAACGACACTACCAGAATCAGCAAAGGTAAGCAGTTCACTCGTTAGTTTGTATGAATTAGAGACCAAGGGTAACGCTGATTCATTACGTACTGCAATTGCAACGCAGCAGCCAGCATTAGCTAAAACTGAATTGGAGCAAGTATGGTTACGCAGCTTATATACTGAGACAAGTAAGCTACAAACTGTTACTGATAAACAATTAAAACGTTTAGCAAAAAATCGAGCTGATGCAATTAAAACCCATTTACGCGATGTCAGTAAAGTCGAGTCAGGCCGGGTCTTTGTGTTAAGTCATCAAACCAATGTGCCCTCAACAAGCACGGAAACAACCTTGACCATGGTCGTTAAATAA
- the pepT gene encoding peptidase T encodes MTTLISRFLRYVSFDTQSDFTVDNCPSTSGQTVFAEQLQQELMALNLVDVKRDSNGYVSARLPSNVSTNVPIIGFIAHMDTAPDASGKGVKPQIVENYQGGDVHLGHGEKLSPLMYPELKQLHGQTLITTDGSTLLGGDNKAGIAEIITAVAYLQANPDIKHGDICIAFTPDEEIGRGANLFDVAGFNAQWAYTIDGGPVGELEFENFNASSANVICHGVNVHPGSAKDKMVNSMGIAAQFQVTMPADETPECTEGYEGFYHLNSMQTSVAKTTLNYIIRDFDKAGLAHRKAFMQQKVAALNTQLGTERVELIISDSYNNMREMVEPHGHIIELAKQAMIDCDVEPDIKPIRGGTDGARLSFMGLPCPNVFTGGYNFHGIHEFITVEGMEKAVQVIVKIAALTAEKEL; translated from the coding sequence ATGACTACATTGATTTCACGTTTTTTACGTTATGTCAGTTTTGATACTCAATCGGATTTTACTGTTGATAATTGTCCTAGCACGTCGGGCCAAACGGTCTTCGCTGAACAGTTACAGCAGGAGTTAATGGCGCTAAATTTAGTCGACGTAAAACGCGATAGTAATGGCTACGTATCGGCACGCCTACCAAGTAATGTTAGCACAAATGTGCCAATTATCGGGTTTATAGCCCATATGGATACGGCTCCAGATGCTTCAGGAAAGGGAGTTAAGCCCCAAATTGTTGAAAACTATCAAGGTGGTGATGTACATTTAGGTCACGGTGAAAAACTGTCACCGCTTATGTATCCAGAATTGAAACAGCTACATGGGCAGACCTTAATTACCACAGATGGTTCCACATTACTGGGTGGCGATAATAAAGCTGGTATCGCTGAAATTATAACTGCTGTTGCATATTTACAAGCAAATCCAGACATTAAACATGGTGATATTTGCATTGCGTTCACACCAGATGAAGAGATTGGACGTGGAGCTAATCTGTTTGATGTAGCAGGCTTTAATGCACAATGGGCTTACACCATTGATGGTGGCCCGGTCGGTGAATTAGAGTTTGAAAATTTTAATGCCAGTTCGGCAAACGTAATTTGTCACGGTGTTAATGTCCATCCTGGATCTGCAAAAGATAAAATGGTTAACAGTATGGGGATTGCGGCGCAATTCCAGGTGACGATGCCTGCGGATGAAACGCCTGAATGTACAGAAGGTTATGAGGGTTTTTATCATCTTAACTCAATGCAAACGAGTGTTGCTAAAACGACATTAAATTATATTATTCGCGACTTTGATAAAGCTGGATTAGCGCACCGTAAAGCCTTTATGCAGCAAAAAGTGGCGGCGCTAAATACGCAGCTTGGCACTGAGCGCGTAGAGCTGATAATAAGTGACAGTTATAACAATATGCGTGAAATGGTCGAACCACACGGGCATATAATTGAACTTGCTAAACAAGCGATGATAGATTGCGATGTTGAACCAGACATTAAACCGATTCGTGGTGGTACGGATGGCGCGAGATTATCCTTTATGGGACTGCCTTGTCCGAATGTTTTCACTGGCGGTTATAACTTTCATGGCATTCATGAATTCATAACGGTCGAGGGCATGGAGAAAGCGGTGCAGGTGATTGTCAAAATTGCGGCATTAACAGCTGAAAAAGAGCTGTAA
- a CDS encoding 5'-phosphoribosylglycinamide transformylase, translating into MIVAALGLLFFTEDWQLIFNVEVQITAIKLSFIAVIYIAFPVLLIRFCYYFYQLVTQGRKEGISLFCYQTLFNPINFLFRPSLLTKSGLTSRRRCLISVILLIALYGSIFAMSSLDA; encoded by the coding sequence ATGATCGTTGCTGCCCTAGGTCTACTTTTCTTTACTGAAGATTGGCAGCTGATATTCAATGTTGAAGTTCAAATAACAGCGATCAAATTGTCATTTATTGCTGTTATTTATATTGCCTTTCCCGTTTTACTGATCCGCTTTTGCTATTATTTCTACCAATTAGTAACACAAGGTAGAAAGGAAGGCATCTCGTTGTTTTGTTATCAAACTTTATTCAACCCTATCAACTTTTTATTTCGTCCTAGCTTACTGACCAAATCAGGTTTGACCTCTCGTCGTCGCTGTCTCATTTCAGTCATTCTATTAATTGCTTTATACGGCTCAATTTTTGCCATGAGCAGCCTAGATGCATAA
- the purT gene encoding formate-dependent phosphoribosylglycinamide formyltransferase: MLGTANSKSATRVLLLGSGELGKEVAIEFQRLGVEVIAVDRYDNAPAMQVAHRSHTISMLDGDALRRVIELEKPDYVIPEIEAIATDTLLELEQEGVNIVPTARATKLTMDREGIRLLAAETLQLPTSPYIFTDNKTEYLAAVEQIGIPCVIKPVMSSSGKGQSIIRDEDDIDQAWDYAQEGGRAGAGRIIIEGFVKFDFEITMLTISAVDGIHFCAPIGHRQQDGDYRESWQPQVMCDEVLAKAQAVSEKVVKELGGYGLFGVELFIRGNDVFFSEVSPRPHDTGMVTLISQDLSEFALHVRAVLGLPITHIQQFGPSASAVILAEGHSTNIGFNQLAPALACVPGSQIRLFGKPEIAGQRRLGVTLARGINTIDAIDKATKVAKTVEVTFD; the protein is encoded by the coding sequence ATGTTAGGTACTGCCAACAGCAAAAGTGCAACACGTGTATTATTATTAGGCTCTGGTGAACTGGGTAAAGAAGTCGCGATTGAGTTTCAGCGTTTAGGTGTTGAAGTGATTGCCGTTGACCGTTATGACAATGCACCAGCAATGCAAGTTGCACACCGAAGCCATACCATCAGCATGCTCGATGGTGACGCGTTAAGACGTGTTATTGAGCTTGAAAAACCAGATTATGTTATTCCAGAAATCGAGGCTATCGCGACAGACACACTGCTTGAACTAGAGCAAGAAGGTGTCAACATTGTACCGACAGCCCGTGCCACTAAGTTAACCATGGACAGAGAAGGCATACGTCTTCTTGCCGCAGAAACCTTACAACTCCCTACTTCACCTTATATCTTCACCGATAATAAAACTGAATACCTTGCCGCCGTTGAACAAATTGGGATCCCGTGTGTGATCAAACCAGTGATGAGTTCATCAGGTAAAGGTCAAAGTATTATTCGTGATGAAGATGATATTGACCAGGCTTGGGACTATGCACAAGAAGGCGGTCGTGCAGGCGCAGGGCGTATCATTATTGAAGGTTTTGTTAAGTTCGATTTCGAGATCACCATGCTTACTATCAGCGCTGTTGATGGCATTCATTTCTGTGCACCAATAGGTCATCGCCAGCAAGATGGAGACTACCGTGAATCATGGCAACCACAGGTAATGTGTGATGAAGTGCTTGCTAAGGCGCAGGCAGTATCAGAAAAAGTAGTGAAAGAATTAGGCGGTTATGGTCTATTTGGTGTCGAACTCTTCATTCGTGGAAATGACGTGTTCTTTAGCGAAGTATCACCACGCCCACATGATACCGGCATGGTGACATTAATCTCACAAGACTTGTCTGAATTTGCATTACATGTACGCGCTGTATTAGGCCTACCGATTACCCACATTCAACAGTTTGGCCCGTCTGCATCTGCAGTTATCCTTGCCGAAGGTCACTCGACTAATATTGGCTTTAATCAACTAGCCCCTGCGCTGGCTTGTGTACCTGGTAGTCAAATTCGTTTATTTGGTAAACCTGAAATTGCTGGACAGCGCCGTTTAGGTGTCACGCTTGCGCGTGGTATTAATACCATTGACGCGATTGATAAAGCGACTAAAGTAGCTAAGACAGTTGAAGTAACTTTCGACTAA
- a CDS encoding NupC/NupG family nucleoside CNT transporter, whose amino-acid sequence MISILGIIVILLTAYFFSNDRRNIPLRTVSLAFTLQITFAFIVLYFPAGKEALNSFSAGVSNVIDYGQEGISFLFGSLVEGTFVFAINVLGIIVFFSALISALYHIGFMPKVINIVGGALQKLLGTGRAESLAATANIFVGMVEAPLVVKPYLKGMSDSQFFAVMTCGLASVAGGTLVGYAMIGVEIKFLVAASFMSAPAGLLMAKFLFPPAKNEIHADEITKVELPRATNVVEALADGAMAGLSMATAIGATLLAFVGVIALLNGMLGGIGNWFDMTLSFEIILGYVFAPVAWLIGVPWNEAIVAGSLIGNKIVVNEFVAFIQLMEVQDQLSEHSQAIITFALCGFANISTMAILIGGLGSMIPERRQFIAKHGFRAIFAGVLANLMSAAIAGVMLSL is encoded by the coding sequence ATGATATCTATTTTAGGCATAATAGTGATCCTATTAACGGCGTATTTCTTCTCTAATGATCGCCGTAATATCCCCCTTAGAACAGTCTCACTCGCGTTTACATTGCAGATCACGTTTGCTTTTATCGTATTATATTTTCCAGCAGGCAAAGAAGCGTTAAACAGTTTCAGTGCTGGTGTATCGAATGTAATTGATTATGGCCAAGAAGGTATCTCATTTTTATTTGGTAGTTTAGTCGAAGGTACTTTTGTTTTTGCGATTAATGTATTGGGTATTATCGTGTTCTTCTCGGCGTTAATCTCGGCGTTGTACCATATTGGCTTCATGCCTAAAGTGATTAACATTGTCGGTGGTGCTTTACAGAAACTACTAGGCACAGGCCGTGCCGAGTCACTCGCGGCTACTGCCAATATCTTTGTTGGTATGGTTGAAGCGCCATTAGTGGTTAAACCGTATTTGAAAGGCATGAGCGACTCACAGTTCTTCGCTGTGATGACGTGTGGTTTGGCATCGGTTGCTGGTGGCACGTTAGTCGGTTACGCGATGATTGGTGTGGAAATTAAATTTTTAGTGGCGGCGTCATTTATGTCTGCGCCTGCAGGTTTGTTAATGGCGAAGTTCTTGTTTCCGCCAGCAAAAAATGAAATTCATGCAGACGAAATCACTAAAGTTGAATTACCACGTGCAACAAACGTAGTTGAAGCACTTGCTGACGGCGCGATGGCTGGTTTAAGCATGGCGACTGCGATTGGTGCTACATTGTTAGCCTTTGTTGGTGTTATCGCGTTGTTGAATGGCATGTTAGGTGGTATCGGCAATTGGTTTGATATGACGTTAAGCTTTGAAATCATTTTAGGCTATGTGTTTGCGCCTGTTGCTTGGTTGATTGGTGTGCCATGGAATGAAGCGATTGTTGCAGGTTCATTAATTGGTAATAAGATCGTGGTGAATGAGTTTGTTGCCTTTATTCAATTGATGGAAGTACAAGATCAGTTAAGCGAACATTCCCAAGCTATTATTACTTTTGCATTATGTGGTTTTGCTAACATCAGTACGATGGCTATCTTGATTGGTGGTTTAGGCAGCATGATCCCTGAACGTCGTCAGTTTATTGCTAAACATGGCTTCCGTGCTATTTTCGCTGGTGTATTGGCTAACTTAATGAGCGCTGCGATTGCGGGTGTGATGTTAAGTTTATAG